The genomic DNA TAATCTCATACTCCTACTTTTGATAACAGCATTAGTTTACCCAATAACAGTATGTATTGTATCACAATCTTGTAAGGTTTTAAACTGGCAATGGAGTAGGGAGTTCAAATGTTTATCAGAGTAGGGTATCATAACATTGGCtaacgaaaaaaaaacgtcaTTTGTAAATATCTAACAACACTGAGCTATTAATACGACTTTAGTAAtgattaaagagtccagctgcacactaacacaaatgtatttctgtaacgtttcgtacaaatatcagtggagctcatttcagatgtaattaaaaaaaaaaagttttattattgcatttacgaaaatgatgggtaactaaatgtaattaaaattatggGCACTTAGAGAACCTCGAACATCTGAAATGAGCTCCACTGATATTTGTGGTTCTAATTTTCCCATCATTACTTTTACGgctaaatgcaaattaaatgtttatgcattacgtcatacttgatttgatgtttcaaatccatttaccaaatttattttttgccattgttgtaaactgcttttccgaggaagtctgactctggtcggacgaaacggtacagaaatacatttgtgttagtgtgcagctggactctttaattgaatagaatagtcatgtttattccagctacagtatccttgcagtatacgcatacggatccactaatataaaggcatagagaaaagataggaagttagtctcgcgcaactcAACTCAAACTTAGTAATGATGCTCCTAATACTATCAAAAAGCGACTATAATacctcaaaataataaaataaaatgaggaATGAATTTGGTTGGGATGCACTACGATAAATGATTTCCAAAGAAATAGTTTTTTCCCGAAATGAACGCCTTTTATTTACGTCAAGGGTTCCCACAGTGCGATTTTGGGTACAGATAAAGTgctaattatattaaataagtacatttatttcattaataaaagtttTTGCACTTCTCATATGTTGTTggaaaaactgaaataattGGAAGAGCACCTGTTAGATTAGTGCTTGGATTAGTGTTTAATTGGATATTGGCGCTTGTGAATAACGAGCATTCAAAAAGTTCTCACTGAGACTTCTGTTAGTTTTTTTTACCAATAAATTCAACTTGAATTTATTTAAAGATGATGAGTTGGGAAGCCCTGATTTACGTTATCTCATTGCTCGAAACTCAAAATCTAGCATGGAATCGCGAAGGTTTAGCAATAGATCAGACAATAAGGTGGAAAACATTAGAACAGCTTTAACCAACATACAACTTAAAAGATTGGAAGaagattattcattttttattatgttcttGGCAGTATTCTTTTCTTGATGTTGACGGCTTCCGCTTTGATTTTGCTAACGTGTGCTATGCGAAAGTCGCTATGTACAACTATTACAGTAACGTTATTCACGTTTACGGCTGATCCAGCTTGATCAATTTCAACTCATAAGTTACATTCAGTTGAATTTAATTAAACTAAGATCATCGCGTAGTCCATATGAAATTTGATACATTctaatataaataattatagAATGACGCCTTCTGTTTAGTGcctgggtttttgcatataaagCAGTGTTTTTTAACTTGGGTTCGATCGAATCCCTGGGGTTTGATGAAGCTTTTCCATGGGTTCGACGAAGGTCCACTGAAACAGTTGTATATTATGAGACCATTACCCAGCGTACTAATTATACAAAATGATCTGTAGTTTATAGCAGATATACAAGTTTACACGTTTAAGCAACTCATAAAATAGCCGCGTGTAGCTTCGCATAGATAGTAGATACACGTTTTATTGGATCTGTCAATGACTGTCACACATAAGTTTTTTCAATACAATTCATCGAGAACACATATTGCCACATATATCGTGCGCTGGGTGCACGTACTTCTCGGTGATAGCGTTTTGCGATGCTTTCTGCTTGTGAGCACGAGATATCCTAGGTATTTATGACAAACCTAGAAGGTTTAAGTTAATATTTGCGTGAACGACATCTTCATTCATAATCGactaataaaatgtaactcagTTTTACTAAGGAGTGGAAATAAGAATTTAGTGTacgtaaataaatataatatcaaggcatttttgaatttcaagtaCAGTTTGTGGCAAAGATTTCCAAGCAAAGTGGCAAAGCAAAGATATTTTGATTTCCCCTAAACAAAAAAGCACGCAAAACAACACAATGGATACACAGTGAATTGAGAAAATCGGTTGGTATCTTGGCCATTACGTATTTTCTAGACAATCTCAATATGGTGCTGAGTCATATGGTATCTCTATTTCTACAAAACAATGGACAAAAGCCCTCATCCGATTTTGAAGATTGACTCAAGCTACCAACGTTTTTGAGGTATAATACCATCATTcgtgtttgaaaaaaatgcattattttctttattagtaTTTGGCCTTCGCACTAGAGATGTAGCGATGTaccggtatcggcaatatcggccaattTTTCGTAATTCGaagtgtatcggtatcggctaagtttggaccgatatttccgatatatatatttagcttctaaatatcattcagaatgttttaaaaaaataggttAGAAGACTaatcttgaaaattattttttgtttggatAGATCTTGATTTATGAGCGATTGCACGTTCCGTTCCCACACCCGCTGACCTGTTTTAAGCCATTTATCAGTCAAACAGGGTCAATCAATTTGGGTATTTTCGCTAccgaatttttatattaaaatttctaatattacatggtaattatggagaattatatcaatcgaatattaatGGATGTTCCGAtgtgtaaaattcaaaaaacgtCGTTATATTGGCCCAAAATCCTACGCACGTTACTCAATGTATCAGTTTCATACGATAAGTAggctaaacatttatttttttttaccaccAACAATAGCCAAATCCCTACTAGTTTTCTAATAAAGCACCGAAATAACTAGCACCAGTTCTCAATGCATCTGAACCAATTAACGCATTTGGATCCCAAACATCTACTTCTTATTATGTGACATTCCTCTTTTTTGATCCGAAAAAATGTGCACTATTAATAATGCTCAAAGACTATTGTTTTAAGCCATCCGCCCTGCACAATTGAGGtgataattacatagtatcggaatatcggtcgTTTCCgaatatcggcgtatcggtatcggcgacaaaagtggtatcgatACACCTCTACTTCACACCCTCTTTTTCACTCAACTTATAGAgaacttgcacgggtcacgtgactttgtttactgtacggcaaaaaaacaaaaacgtccatttggctcctgtcagttttAAGTCGGATTAAACGTTTCcattttgtttggctgttgaaaaggttatttcgtattgttccgttggctgtgcGTATAGtactatagacaacgaaatggatcttcagttatatgccactgttttcaaaaaatccgGAACGTcccgcaatgtggatatcatctattggcaggactgcttggtgtcaagtccagaggtcatctcgcttgtgtttcactgtttgcggacagcactttgttgatggtgagtgataatgtgccgttatcaatttctctaaatattcataagctccctcatttcaatggaaagcagatgacaaactactgttattggtaggcctggGCTAGGCGTAGAGGATTACAGCTCTcttcccactgagggtggttcacacgaccgctggtcgattacgacatccccccaccatcaagtccatgcttatgaaaaaaataactggctaactaatcccgacatagaatggtaatcgtacgatgttgcaccttgcaatcctCCCTCaccagataaatcctatcctctAAAAACTACCGACATTGGTAGGCAtatttgcgttttaaattggAAGGAAATCTTCATTGATgctcagaaggtgttgtctgattgttttgtcagttagcaggtaatctattaccggtctgatacacaaacttggcagttggcactgtcaaatgatgattagtgtttaatttcttttcaggaaaaaggagagataacccattatcagctgcctatgtcccatcaatatttgaattttcgccatccccagagaggaccatttcaacaaattctgttaccttgtatgcgttgcaatatcactttgcagttgttagcataaacatttaatgtgtctttcgactagacctaccacactttagTTTAAAAGAAGCCGCCTATACCCTTTTTCACTAGaaccactgtaaaatatttaatagaaaTTACCCCtaaggcatcatatcttccatttggaagggctgtggaggcagatacatttttactctaaattgtggcgtgttacttccaggttatcttatccttgcgtatagatatcttgatgttagcgactccaactgacccatgcatgccacctTGAAAGTTCTCTAGTCTCTAGTGTACCAATAATATTAAGCAGTTGGAGcgttcagaccttgaaaacagtcgaatctgagcacgatggattcatgtgaaacacgtaatgtGCATTTAtgggcaaaaatatcccatcctgagctgCACCGATCCAtaacctcctgcctatggaatcaaaacattaaacaaattggtgtactgtgcacATTCAAAAATCTTTGcaaatcaagtgtgccttttgactaagggaaatttagcattaaaatggtcaatctcaatataaacctggtatctgcagataaaaccaattgttttttgaaaatacatttttaatgtgctttatttttcaaatataatttataattactgtaaagtgtgtgatacatttggtaccatgaataccatttgcaaattagcttgggttacacccctctcaaatgAAATTTCAGACTCTTAatcatatctcataatattctttaaacaaaaggttgcggctagtCGGCTACCCATTAGAATTTTCTTTCAGACCACCGCTAAGTTTCATCGGCAACTGTAtttggttgtagtatcggtgtccaactttagactgaaaccttcactaccagacccatcgaaacaaaaacaaaatttgatagGGTCGTATTGAAGTTTCTTTCGTTCAAGCACAAgggacactttatctccaccaatccacagtaatcacaagttactttgttATTACGATTatcatcaataaatggatactaaggatgtattatcaagtcacgcaagctgaggtcttgtgccactgtggtcttgttgcaacttttactttgccatccatctattccatggtcgcacccatatctgtgagataatggatacagattcATTCGATATCATGATCCTGCACTAGCTTTGTAATAATTTCACACCTAATAATAGATTACCTGTTAACTAGGAAatcaataccttatggcaactGATGATTAATTCTTTACACAAGTCTATAGCATATATAATTGGTAAATAaatgtgatgttaccgtatattgctatttcgtagattgtctcagaacttgcaagtcacccgttcacccttcaacTTCAATGCCCACGttaatgaagatgcgttaaaaatctctgtatgtttttattcgtaaattaccacaacacacagaatacaaatcttaaaacatttatccacactAGCTTTTTTATTGAAAGATATCGAGTCGTATTTATATACGTCGATCATAAAtctaattaaatactgtaaacgtgagctcgtgattcacgttataaacagaaactcctattatctcaataagggtaattattaacatcgtacggatgggaacttagatataattatttcaataagtgacaaaggtcttgagaatataaattttaatttgataatgatcgggtggaacctgttatgttcttaaaactggtgtaatttgattcctacgaaagtctttgttcgaattttgagaaaaattaactttgttttcatatttttaacatgaaatggagtacatttgggggttagttgctataagtcaagtctgcaagtagtcttacgcctaggcctaccaattacagtagtttgtcatctgctttccattgaaatggagagcttatgaatatttaaagaaattgataacggaacattatcactcaccatcatcgaagtgctgtccgcaaacagtgaaacacaagtgagatgacttctggacttgacaccaagcagtcctgccaatagatgatatctaCATTGCGCGActttccggatcttttgaaaacagtggaatataactgaagatccatttcgttgtctatatatacgaaataaccattttcaacagccaaatcAAACAGCTACAAATACTACTTATCATACCAGATCCATATCAACTTCGCAGCTTTGCAGTACACCAGAACGTAGtctgtgtagcaggttagggttagggagtaactttattccaattttccctattttagttatattacaagttcgacgactagccaagtgacttccgcagtagttgtacctgaaattatggcttaccccaacctggtacacatactacgttctgttgtccgccatcttggttcacatacttcgggtgttccgatttttttttgtattgaataggTAGATGTTTACTGATGGCCTATACATGCCTTCTCAAGCTTGAGTTCAAGGCGTCCACAAACGTGATTGGCTCAAGGAGACGCAACAAGATAAGACATTACGTAAACGACCCTGTGACGAGAACCAAACTTGAAATACGACCGAAtgaatgagtttgtataacgtTGGAAAACTCTATCACTTTAACCTTAACAACATAAATAAGCATAAATTACCGAACAATtttaaccgtaataatgcctttatttcatGAGAAAAAAGTCGATACAGAAACTCGAAATCCTTATTATggggtcataacagattagtttttTTGACATCATTGCATCAGAGGGGTCTTGCAATTAGCATAGCCTGTCTCGTCGTTTAATAAATCAGGTTGCCGCCGAtgtatattcttcattatcataCCGCACTCGTTTTGCCCATGGCTGCCCTTGATTAAataagtttcatgatttttctcaCTCGAAACGTCTCTCTGGTATCTCGGATAAATATTCCTGTTAAAATCGTATGACTTTGGTATATATACAAACTTGCAAAGATACAATacaagaatttttacttacatttttaaaaatataattctggCAGCTTATGCATTTTCACGGCTCTGCAAGGGTTATTTCAATAAAgcaaattgattcaaaacaagcccttgttttaaatcgAACCTTCACCTGATAaattaaccattttttaaacaaatatagttaccatttcgGGAACGGGAAGAAAAATCGAGGTTATGAAAACTCAAGTTCCCGCAGAATTAAATCCAATAGCACGGTCTAGAAAAGCAATAAAATTTTCCTTTCCCATTGAATGCAAagtttcgtgttctgatgaccgtgAGTTTGCTTAATCATGTAATTCAAACTGGAGAACAAAGAGAATGAAAGTGGAAAACAAATTAAAGTGGTATCGGCATGAGCGACTTGGACTTGCGGTATATAAAGTTGTCCTAATTCCTACATTTCCACGAGTCTCAATAACAAGTTGAATCCCATTTGTTGATTAGGAATACAGCCGCTGAAAAGTAACAGAGCTTTCAAATATGTCACAGTTCGTTAGAATAGattttaatctgaatttcaactgtGCAGCGTCCAATTTCCGATTTTTAGGTAATGTATTTTTTCGAGTGGGATTTGTCCAAAATAGCTCACAATGTACTAGGTGTTACCATAATTCTTTTGATTATGGATAGTTGGAAATAAGTTAggccagttaatgtaattagtatcatgtatttccaacaatgtgaaaaatcctagtgacgtcatatggttttctacgtgaaattaattttggcgtcataacaaagatgttcatgtaatacagtgtttctcaaccttttactgactgCGTACCACCACTTCAGTGTTTTTTAGTCCGGCCGCGTGCCACCGACGAAGTTACCTTTTTCGGAGTGGGAAAATGGCACAAAAAACGCCCTATGAAAGTATTTCACAATGTGGCACTACACTACATCGATTTTTTTAGAGCTTCATGCAAAGATTTCATATCAATTATACGCCGCAACAGCGTATTGATTGCGTGCAAAATCGCAAGAGGATTTACGTCGTCTACCGTCAGAGCTGAAAAGCTTTGAATATCGCCGCCACTAAATTATTGCAAACCTCGGGCGAATACACTTTGATCGGCGCTAGTCGCTATCACGAACTGCCTAACCTAGTCTCCAAATTAATTTGCTGAAATGTAtgtattattgcaaaaaaaatcgaattttagAAAAGCGTTATAGTTTAATGCGagtgttgcaattttttttctacaaGCTGGTCTATGCGGGGTTTGACCATGGTTAACTGTATAAAACCAATAGTTGAGGAACAGCATTACGGGCCAGTGTGGGGTAACTAGAAGACAATTTTAGCCAGAAATTGATTAGTGATGGAGAGCATTCTCTGTGCACATTTTTTGCAGTTTCATCAGCTTGGATATCAATTATCTCTTCTTGTTCACCAGTTCCAACAGGTAGAAGTGCGGGATTGACAAAAAACGGATTGACCATATATGGGCAGCATATTGTATGCGGAAAGTAATGCATCAATTCCGTGATTAGCAATCTTAGATGTTCTGCAATTTCttgagaaaatttttcatttggttCCCACGAAACGGTGGTGAAGAATTCTAACATTCCGTAACGTTTGCTCTCCACATTTTTCATCCAAATGTCCAGCTTCCGAACGAACACTTCAAGCTTAGAGACAAAGTCTTGGATTGATCTGTCTGGCCCTTGGAACGAACGATTCACATCGTTAAGAGCTTGAAAAATATCCGATAAGTAAGCCAACTGTAATATAAACTCCTCGTTTTTCAAATCCTTTTTGAAATCTTGTCTCTTATCCTGGAAAAATGTGAACAGTTCTTGTTGAAGTTCAAAGACTCTTCTAGTGATATTTCCGCGAGATCCCGTGATCTGAATTCAAATCTTCACACAATCTTGCAAACAGTCGAGGGTTAAGAGCAGATGTTTTGACGTAATTCACCATTTTTATTATTCGATCCAAGCATGACAGTAGGTCTGGAGGGAGCACCTCGGCACAAAGAGCAAACCTGTGGATGAAGCAGTGAACAAATGTGGCGCGTGGGGATACGGTTTTAACATGCGATTGGAACCCTGAAATTCGACCAAGCAAGGATGGAGCACCATCAGTTGTGCATCCAACCAACTTGCCCTAATCCAGGTCATTTTGGGTGAAGAGTTCGGCCAAAACGTTGAAGACATCGATTCCCTTTGTTGTAGCTGACAGATCCGTGCTCAGTAATAATTCTGTTTTCACAGAATTATTCTGAATAAAGCGGACATAAAAGAGTAATTGAGAATCAAATAGACACGGGGGTAAGTACCGCACAatttgggcacagatagcaaacgtcagcttcaataacagatgcgtcgtatgccatgaaaattacaagattgcgAAAAATCTTAGCCCGatgcttcaggcaaatacttgcttcacctatgtttgaatattgtgacaaatgCCCATGTCTAGGCAAAGAAACAAACATGGGTGGAAaatgttagaagtctttcacgttcattattattctggtaattgtaaataatattgcaagctggttcatatttctacataacgatcgtttcaatattatgttggtatTGGTATTAtatgtctccatcatttttaaaaaatcgcttttctcttcgaatactggaccaattgcttttaaattttcagtgagtaaagattgatttttttgccagaaggctatttatttatttctaaatttcgcatgaaatctgatatttcgtctaaaatttcggtgtattattttattcttgggaacactggctgtccggtttgattctgtaaattatttctacgcaacagcggaattttttgtgggtaccggtggcgtcaaaggtaaatactgcttcgctctggttaacgtgtccatatattagaGCACAGCtcttgtttgcatattttagaataaagtatgttaataacctgcctgttgggtttgccGTAAACCTTAGCAATCCTCAAcaatactatatatttattattcacacgtctatatctacaatactggaatcattttgttttatcacCTCACTATTTCGTcttttcattcatcacatttacatattcaaagtggcgaagttgttaattatcgtgaaaCCTGGCAAAGATgcatcaaaggaagttaatggcccgaagtgtcaccgcccaacacgatataggcttcttgtagaggcTCATCATaaatactaagtcgcttatattctacataacatattgacacactctgttgAATTAGCTTAATATATATGTACACAACTGCGTGACGAAACCAAGGATTGGCTGGTATATATTGTCacgtttttggtttaaatagcaagatcttggccaaagtgaacctagaaagaaaattctctatgcatgacgttacaaagtaaagtgAATACGTACATTCATGCAtaacattacaaagtaaaactgactgcgctgactcatgcatgacgttccgaagtaaaactgactatgctcactcatgcataacGTAACAAATGtgaactgactacgctcactcatgcatgaccttacaaagtaaaactgactacgctcacccatgaatgaagttaaaaagtaaaactgactacgctcacccatgcatgcaTGACATTCCAAAGTAAAACAGACTACGCTctctcatgcatgatgttacaaagtaaaattgactatgCTTACTAATGCATGCATGACgttccaaagtaaaaccgactacgctcactcatgcatgatgttacaaagtaaaactgattacgctcacccacgcatgaagttacaaaacaaaactgaatacgctcactcatgcatgacgttacaaagtaaagctgactaccctcacccacgcatgaagttacaaagtaaaaccgactatgctcactAATGAaggaagttacaaagtaaaaactgactatgctcactcatacATGGTGTTACAAAGTAAACCCGACTACGCCCACTCATGCATGACTCAtgaaattacaaagtaaaatcgACTACGCTCcccatgcatgacattacaaagtaaaactgactacgctcactcatgcatgacgatacaaaataaaaatgattctgctcactcatgcatggagAAGTTACAGTGAAAcaaactacgctcactcatgcatgacgttacaaagtgcAACCCCATCAAtgaactgactatgctcacccgtGCATGAAGCTGCAAAGTAAATCTAACCATGCccacccattcatgaagttgcaaaactgccaATCGAAGTTGCAAGGTAAACCGACTATGCtcatccatgcatgaagttgctaagtaaaactgaccatgctcaccacccatgTATGAAGTTTCTTGGTGGCCTCTAACTACATTTCTTTTGGTGATAGTCTTTCGGCATATTTGTCTAGTATCCACCAATATCACTTATCACTTTGCTCTGCCATTTCAAAACGGAATGAAACAAGAGAATCAatcaaagcaaataaatttattttattatacagatatattttctccatttattatatatatatgcaaaatacaactaaaacatattgcaaagtaaggAGTAAGTATTGGAGTAGTCACATATTTGATTAAATAATCTAAATAGATTcgtaagtaatatatattcattgcaacattgcatttttcaatatttaaacaaaaaaagtattttctaaaatgtcaaaatataattccgagcttccatgtggacccaaggggtgtcggttttcccactcgttaggacttgttgatggggtcctatcgcgcttcagaaaaatctgaaacgccctatgcccatatttaaattccaaacgaaTACATGACAATACCAATAAAACCACAGTGGACATTAGAAACGTTGACTCCAacaaatagtggcttgtcaaaattataaaaacccagtcattaatgcattatattatacctcatcgtgattgtcttcacagatcttgttcggcttcttctatgtctcggtaagtaatcttctgaaaaaaaaacatataataaaaatattcaatagaatcgaatttatcaataaaattcacttaattgaatttaaaatttgtaaaaatttttacatgtaatctgtagattttccttgcatccgtcttttcctaattctCCCAGCCCTTCCATagttctttgcctgagaatctagaataccattaagatatctaagcctaataaaaccctataaatcctaatggcgggaatgggtctgaatctaactataccaaataaaataataacaacaaaaaagccatggcaacctgttaatacttttcttttttgtcggtgtcacgatatcctggttcctgttgaaaatatcttaaaaatagaagagaaattaatgattatgacaaacacagataggaaaatatggatagagcatattcctaaaaaagctttattattaaatattcaatatcagctatgaacataatacttcgtgcattactgtatcagtatttatataatctaaagaatattatatctaactaaaataaaaataaacactagaaggcgtaagcttgactaatgaaacacttgtaacatactcaccggaatttcagatttgtctatgattatgtcttttttcaatttcttcagagCCTTCAAAaatctgtgcctgagaagctaagataacattaccaatatctaagcctaataaaatttgtaagaatatttacattcaatttgtagatttttcttgtatcagtcttttcctattttcttcattgtttccttgtatcagtcttttcctaatttccccattgccttcataattctttgcctgagaatctagaataccattaaaaatatctaagcctaataaaaaccctattaatcctaatggcgggaatgggtctaaatctatctataccaaataaaataataacaacaaaagagccatggcaacctgttaatacttttcttttttgtcggtgtcacgatatcctggttcctgttgaaaatatcttaaaaatagaagtgaaatcataattatgacaaacacagatagaaaaatatggatagagcatattactaaaaaagctttattattaaatattcaatatcagcaatgaacataatacttcgtgcattactgtatcggtattaatataatctaaagaatattatatccaactaaaatcaaaataaacactagaaggcgtaagcctgaataa from Styela clava chromosome 12, kaStyClav1.hap1.2, whole genome shotgun sequence includes the following:
- the LOC144430601 gene encoding zinc finger BED domain-containing protein 5-like — its product is MTWIRDKRQDFKKDLKNEEFILQLAYLSDIFQALNDVNRSFQGPDRSIQDFVSKLEVFVRKLDIWMKNVESKRYGMLEFFTTVSWEPNEKFSQEIAEHLRLLITELMHYFPHTICCPYMVNPFFVNPALLPVGTGEQEEIIDIQADETAKNVHRECSPSLINFWLKLSSSYPTLARNAVPQLLVLYS